The Syntrophobotulus glycolicus DSM 8271 DNA window TTTTTTAGTCTTCTCCTATTGACAAATAAAGTAGACTGAAGGTATACTTGAATAAAAAAAGTAGACCGCTGGTATACTGTTTAAAAAAAGAATACCATGGGATTAGGAAAATGTAAAGGAGGACTGTAGCATGAGAGGATTTCAATTAATTTTGGCAGTTGTCACGATGCTGATGATGTTCGGCATGTTTGGTTTTAATCTGTGGATCGACGCTAATTTTTCCAAAGGATTACAACTGCCCCAATGCTATATCCCGTTGAATTATATCACCGCCGGGCTTGTCCTGCTCACGGTTATATTGATATTTGTACGTAAATAGCGGTAAACAGGAAAATGAAGAGAATGGTTAAGTTCCTGTGCAGGTAAGATCATGAATGGCCAGTACGGTAATTGGACAAAAAACGCCGGACCAACGAGTTCCACTATGTTGAGCCGGCATTTTTTTCAGGAACCATGGAATCCGGGATACTGGAGCAACGATCAGGAGAGGTCGGGAAATGGGGGAATGAGAATGAAAATCCGCGAAAACTATACTTGTCCGCTGGAAATTGTACATGATTTTATTAAAGGCAAATGGAAAACAATTTTGATCTTTCAACTGAGACTTGGGACACAGACATTTTCAGAATTAAAGCATGGAATTGAAGGCATTTCAGAAAAAATGCTGCTTCAGCAATTAAAAGAGTTACAGGAATTTGGAGTGATTAATAAAACAAGTTATGAGGGGTATCCTCTTCACGTAGAATATTTTCTGACGGATAGGGGGACTCAATTATTAGAAGCTGTTCTGATTATGCAGAATATTGGTGTGGCTTATATGATGGAACATGGACAGAAAGAGCTGCTTGAGAAAAAAGGCATTATCTGTTTGAATTCAATACCTACCGAAAAGTAAGTAATTTACTTTTTCCTTTATCCGACTTAAACTTTCCTTGAAACGGCAAATAATTAGGGGAAAGAGGTAATGGCCAATGAAACAGGGTTTGATTTTAGTGGATATTCAAAACGATTATTTTAAAGGCGGAAAATATGAATTGGTTAACCCGGAGCAGGCGGCCATGCAGGCCAATAAAATCCTGACTTTTTTTCGGAGAGAAGGATGGCCGATATATCATGTGCGCCACATAAGTACAAATCCAGGCGCCGGTTTTTTTATACCGGATACTGAGGGTGCTGATTTTTATAGAGCGTGTTGTCCTTTGGAAGGGGAAGAAATCATCATCAAGCATAGACCCGACAGTTTCCTGAGGACAACCCTGAAAGAGAAATTGGAAGAAACGGGTGTCGCCGCATTGGTGGTATGCGGGATGATGACGCATATGTGCATAGATTCAACCGTCAGAACCGCCGGCAATTATGGATACGCTGTCACCCTAATCGAAGACGCATGCGCAACAAGAGATTTGGTATGGGGAGGAATCCCGGTTTTAGCGGACCAGGTCCGGAACGCATATATGGCCGCTCTTGACGGGACTTTTGCCAGGGTAGTGCAGGCCGATGTATGGATTAAGGAGAATTGAATTTGCCAAAGGCCCGAAAGATGTATCCCGCAGATTCAATCATATCACCGGACGCAAGAACAATGATCTATCAGGCCGAGGCCATGTGTTATATCAACCGGCCCAAATGAAGGTCAATCAATTTTCTCCACAAAAAACACAACAAATCGGTCACACGAAATCGGTCACACGATGTGGCGGCCTCTCGCGCGATTTGATATAACGGACGGGTGTTACCGGTGCGCCCTAACCGCATTAATGGGGTTATCTAATCAGTATATCCCTATCCCACCATTAAAAATTACCATGCGATCCATATATCCGAAAATATTTTTAGATAAATTAAAAGCCAATCCCTCAAAATGAACTGGCTTTTGTTTTTTTATCCACACTATTCTCTTTTGGAATATCAGGGAGAGTTAAAGTGAAAATCGTTCCTTGTTTTCGGGTAACCTTTTGATTCCATTGTTTTTGATATGCTAATAGAATAAAATTTTTTTGAAAATGTCTTCTAAAAACCACTTTCCGATATCGCGGTTTCAATACCCACGTGGAACTTATAATCACAATTCTTACATCGAACTCCAAACACGGTACCCATAATGCTATACTCCAAACCCGGCGGACGTGGCGTTTTTGGCGTCCCTATTTAGTCGCAGGTTAAGATTATTATACGAGACGTTAAAAAATCTTAAGTCTTCGAAACCATTTATGTAACAGGCGGTAAGTTCTGTGACGCAACCGTTAGCCCAATTGTTCGTTTGCTTTTTACCGAGGAAAGTAAGTTCAGAAGTATCAAACCATGATTCATAAATGCCGCATAAATAATACTGACAGTTACGATATCTATCTTGTTGTATTAAATGTTTGAGTTTCTCTACATCGTAGAAGCCTGCGTCAATACCGGCTTGTCGCGCGGCTTTATACTTAAATTCAATAATAGCGAGAATATCTTCTTCTTTTATTGCTTCTCCCATATATCCCGTGAAATGTTTTGGGACTTTGACAATAGCCATATCCACACAGAAACGACTTTTTTTAATATCGGCGTCATTAAATTCAGTAAAAATCCTTAGGTCGTTCTCATCCAGAATTTCAGCAAGTGAGGATGACCTTAGATGATGATAAAATGCACTTTTAAGTGAATCTTCTTTCATCAGATATTTCCCTGCATAGTCTTTAGGAATTTCATTAAGCCATATGGATTTTATAGCTACATCTATCTGCTTCATTATCTCTTTACCCATTATGATTACCTCCTATAAATAAAAAGTGCATATTTTCATTATATCAGACAGGTTATATCTAGATAAAGATAATAGAGAACCTTCTTATTTACTTAAGACCCAGGAGTGTGAAAATAAGGTTTATAAAGAATTTAGAGGAAAATATCCTAACTCAAATCCCCCAAGGCTTTTTAAAAGGATAAGGAGAGTTTCTTGTTGTCTTTCTCCACATTGTATGTTAGTATAGCTGTAAACTTACTTACTAGTAGGTAAGTTTGTCCGGGAGGTTTGAATAATGTCGACGAAAAGAGAAGAGATTATCGGGCATGCGTTGCGCCTGATAAAGCACAGAAGTTTTTCATCTTTTAGTTATGAAGATATTTCCAAAGAGTTGAAAATGACAAAAGCCGCTGTTCATTATCACTTTGGAAAAAAAGACGGTTTGGGTTTGGCGGTCTGTGATGTGCTGCAAACAGGACTAATCAGAAGCTATGAGAAATGCCAGAATGAAATCAAACAGCACAAGGGACATCCATGGTTTTTTATTGAAAGCAGAATCAGTACAATTGCGCCGGATGAAATCTGTCCTATATTGAGTATGCAGGCTGATTATGAAAATTTGTCGGTCAGACTGAGAGAAAAAATTGAAAAATTAAGCATGAGTGAGCTAGAGCTGCTGGAACGATTGGTAAAAGAATATGCTCCTTGCAGCAGAGCGGATAAAACTGTGATGTCAACGCTAATGAGTGTAAAAGGTGCCCTCCAATGCCGCAGAGTTCTTGGGGAAAAAATCTTTATTAATGCCATAGAGGATGTAAAAAACCGATTCTATGCCTTTGTGGATGAAGAGGAGAAAAATTAAAATGAAAAGAGTTGTGGTTACTGGATATGGAGTAATTTCTTCTTTGGGAAATGAGATCAATCCTTTTTGGGATAATATTCTGGGCGGAAGGAGTGGGATAAAGAGCATTCAAGATTCATCTTTTTCGGAGATCCCCTCGCGAATTGCCGGTTATATTGAAGATTTCCCTGGTAAAGATTATTTTAACGGGAAAGAATTAAACAAATATGATTTGTTTGTTCAATATGCCTATGCTGCGGCCAAGCAGGCAGTGGAGATGGCAAATGTGCAGGAAACAAGTTTTGACCAAGATAGAGTTGGTATTTATGTAGGATCAGGTATTGGCGGCATAAAAAACATGATTAAGAATCATGAAGAATTCATGGCCAGAGGAAACAAAAGAGTTTCTCCCTTTATGGTGCCAATGATGATTAGTAATATGGCCGCAGGCATTATCGCGATTAAGACCGGCTTTAAAGGCCCTAGCTTTTCTCCGGTAGCGGCTTGCGCGACATCCAATCAGGCTATCGGGGAAGGGTTCTTAAGTATCAGGCATGGATATACTGATGCAGTAATCGCAGGTGGTGCTGAAGCATCGATTAATGCATTCGCATTTTCGGGATTTACTAATATGCGTGCAATGTCTACAAATAATGAGCATCCACAACAGGCATCCCGTCCATTCGATAAGCTGCGGGATGGCTTTGTGATGTCCGAGGGCTCAGGAATTTTATTCCTGGAAGAGCTAGAGCATGCCCAAAATCGCGGAGCTGAGATACTCGGAGAAATTGTCGGATACGGGTCGACGACAGATGCCTGTCATATTACAAATCCCGATTATCACGGAGCGGAAAGATCAATGAAACTGGCCATCGAAATGGCAGGAATAACCCCTAAACAGGTGGATTATATTAATGCACATGCCACAGGTACCGCGGAGGGAGATAAATCTGAAACAAAGGCGATTAAAGCAGTATTTAAAGAAGATGCTTACCAGATTAAAATCAATGCGACAAAGTCCATGACAGGTCATTTATTTGGTGCAGCCGGGGGAATAGAAGCTATTATCACATTAAAGGTTCTAAAGGAAGGCATGATACCGCCGACGATCAATTTGACCGTACCAGATGAGGATTGCGATTTGGATTATGTGCCAAACAAGGCAATCAAACATGAAGTAAATTATGCTGTCTCAAATGGTTTTGGCTTTGGCGGACATAACGCTTCCTTGCTTTTCAAAAAATATCAGATCAAGTAGACATCACAATTTTGAGGTGCTGCTTTTCATGGCAATGAGCTTTGCGCAATGAGAGATCAGTCCTCTTTGCAATCTCGAATTGATTTTTAGGCCCTTGCGATCAATCAAGGACCAAACAATAAATATCCGATATCCAGAAAAAACCAAAGCCAGAAAAACATCAGGATCCCGATACATAAGCAGATTTTTGCCGATGAATGTTTTCTTTTCCGGTATTCCAGGATTGTGAAAGGAAGGACAAGCAGAGAAAATGGGGTAGGAGAAAGAAGCAGCATCCCGTATAACTTGGTCTGATGGGTTGGAATAATCTGTATAAACTCATTGAGCAGAACGATAAAACTAATCGCGATAATCACCAGATAGATGAGTTCAAACAGGTGATATTGTCTTTGCCGGATCGTCTGAAGCATGTTCCTGGAATTCTCGTGAATACTCTTGGACAGCGTGGTGAAAACGGATAAACCCACACAAATGCTTAATCCGATGTAAAGCGCTAAGAGTATCAAATGAAGGTAGTCTTTGAACGTAAATAAAACAATGTAAGGAGTAACATTGTGATTACTATAATAAAGGATAAAATATCCGATAAAAAGACCGAAAAATAAACCGACTGTAAAATTGATGATCATTTGATTCCGGGGATTATAGAATTGATGAAAGGCCCCTTTGAGGGTATAAATTGCCGATAGGACCAGAACAAGGGACAAACCCGCAATCAGCTCCGGCAATACTTGGGAAAACGGAACCTTAAAAAATAAGGTGCTGAGATAAACATAAGCAAGAACTAAAAATGCGATTAAATTTAAGGAATAAAAAATAGATTTGTTCCGTTTAAAGTCATGTTCAGAAGGGGATTGATTCATGGTTCCTCATCTCCCAACCAGCGATATGGCTTGAGGGGTATCTGTAATGATGGTAATCGAAAACTGCTCTGAGGTCAAAAAAATTTTGCGCGTAAAGGATTTCCTTGAATTCTTAACGAATTCTCATCAATATGCAGCTGCAATCATGAACCATTCAAATGTTGCAAATCGTTCTCTTCTATGGAGGCCTGGACATGAACAAAACGATCTGTCAAATCGTTGATTCTTCAGGGAGCCTGCCGCGGGATTTGATCAAGGAGTACAACATCAGCGAGGTTCCGTTCTATTTCAAATTCGATAACCCTGAGTATTACTGCGAAAATGTTGATTATGGAAGGGCGGATTTTTATCAGCATATGAGGGAATATCCGGAAAAGATTCCTCAGACATCCGCCCCCAATGTGTATGACTGGCTGAAGGTGTTTGAGCAGCAGTATGCCAGGGGTCTGAGAGAGTTTATTGTGACGACGATTTCCGAAAAATTGTCCGCCAGCTTTCAAACGGCTCTCTTAGCCAAGGAAATGTTTGAAAAGGAAAAAGATGATGTGCGCATGGAAGTGATCAGTTCCAATACATGCGCCTGCGGGCAGGCCGCCCTGGAAATCGGGATAGCCAAAATGATTGATCATCACAGGGGATTTGGGGAGATCGTCAGAACAATACAAAAGCTGGTCACCAATATCAGCACACTTTTTGTCGTCGACAGCTTAACCTATATGAAGGCCGGAGGCCGAATCGGGGGAGCGGCCGCTTTCCTGGGGAAACTGATCAACCTGAAACCAATCTGTGAATTTGTGGATGGTGCTGTTCGGCCGATTAAAACAGTGCGGGGAAGAAATCATTCCCTGAAAACCATGATAGATATCGCGGTTTCGCGGTTTGTGGATATTAATCAAACCCTGATTATTATCCAAAACGCGGACTGCGCGGAAGATGCCGAGGATATGGTCAATTATCTGAGAGAAAAAACCAATGATCCCGGTCAAATATTTCAAAGCGATCTGGGGATTACGGTAGGGGCACATTCGGGTCCGGGCGCCATCGGGATTGGTTTTGTGGAAAATCCGGTTGTGTAGAAATCAATCTGGGAAATTGGAGTAAATAAAATGGGCAGAATTATTCTGAGCGCCGACAGTACTTGTGATTTGGATGAACGGTTACAAGAACGTTATGGGATTCATTCCTCTGCACATCATTTTAGGGGAGAAGAAATACCGGGGCAAGCTGGATTCGGTTTTTAAGCAATATACGAAGGATAAGCTCAGTGACCGTCCGGATCTTAAATTGGACAGGGTCTTTATCGTGCACTCGGGGGTATCCGCCGGCGATATCGGCTTGGTGCGGGAGGCAATCAGCGGATACGCCGACTTTAAAGAAATTCTGGTTGCCCGGGCCGGCTGTACAATTTCTTCCCATTGCGGACCGAATACCCTCGGAGTGATGTTTATGACTGAATAGCAGCGTTTGGCGGCTCTCCTCCAGGTTCCTCCGAACATATCCTGACTTCAGACAAAAAAGTCCGAAACGGCAGCGGTTTGTGGCTAGCTCCAACAAGCGTTTAGACACTGACCTGACCGGCCGTTTTTTTATTATGGGGAGGAATAGAGAGGACCGGAATACCTGGCGGAACAAGCAAAACCGCTTCGTGTTTACAGGCAAGTGTGCAAAAATCGAAGTAATGCGGTAAATCATTGCCATTTATTGCACACAAGTTAAATTTTTGCACAGAATTGGCAGGGAAATTGGTTTTTGACCTGAGAAAATCGTGCATAAGTTAAATTTTTGCACACCACGCAATAGAATTCTTACTGGAAAGAGGATTTGTGCCATTTTTGTTGCCGCAAAATTGAAACGTTTTGGCACAAGGGGAGTCTTATCTATAGGAGGTGAGAAAGTGAGAGACTTGGATTTCGGAGAAATTTATTCAGAATACTTTTCTGATGTATATAAATATGTGCTGATTCTGTGTCACAGTGAGGCCATTGCGGAAGAAGTGACACAGGAAACTTTTTTCAAAGCCCTGCGGCAGATCGACCAGTTCAATGGGAGTTGCAAATTATCCGTGTGGCTTTGTCAAATTGCAAAAAACACGTACTTCTCACTTTCTAAGAAGCGAAAACTGACGGTTCCGGATTTAGATGCAGATTTACCGGCGATAACATCAGGTTTGGAGGACCACTTCTTTGATCAGGAAGCAGCAAGACAACTGCATGTTTTACTTCATAGGCTGAATGAGCCATATAAAGAAGTCTTTACCTTACGGGTTTTTGGAGAACTGCCATTTTCTCAAATCGGCGAGCTGTTCGGGAAAACCGATAGCTGGGCAAGACTGATTTTTTACAGGGCCAAAAAACAATTACAGGAGGCAATGAAATGAAAATATCTTGTGAAATCATCAAAGATTTGCTGCCCTTGTACCATGATGGGGTTTGCAGCAACGACAGCAGGACGATGGTCGAGGAACATCTTGCTTATTGTGATCTCTGCAAAGCCGAGCTTCAGGCAATGGAGGATGAATTGCCCATTAATCAGGCGGAGCAGAATTTGAACGAAGCGGAAGCGGTAAAGAAACTGTCAAGGAGGTGGAAGCAAGGACGGATAAAATCGCTGCTGGAGGGTATTTTACTGACCGGCGTGACCGTTGCCCTGGTGGCCCTTGTTCTTTATAGCGTTATGGGGTTCAGAGTCATGCCAAGACCTTAAAGGATTGGA harbors:
- a CDS encoding winged helix-turn-helix transcriptional regulator translates to MKIRENYTCPLEIVHDFIKGKWKTILIFQLRLGTQTFSELKHGIEGISEKMLLQQLKELQEFGVINKTSYEGYPLHVEYFLTDRGTQLLEAVLIMQNIGVAYMMEHGQKELLEKKGIICLNSIPTEK
- a CDS encoding cysteine hydrolase family protein encodes the protein MKQGLILVDIQNDYFKGGKYELVNPEQAAMQANKILTFFRREGWPIYHVRHISTNPGAGFFIPDTEGADFYRACCPLEGEEIIIKHRPDSFLRTTLKEKLEETGVAALVVCGMMTHMCIDSTVRTAGNYGYAVTLIEDACATRDLVWGGIPVLADQVRNAYMAALDGTFARVVQADVWIKEN
- a CDS encoding TetR/AcrR family transcriptional regulator yields the protein MSTKREEIIGHALRLIKHRSFSSFSYEDISKELKMTKAAVHYHFGKKDGLGLAVCDVLQTGLIRSYEKCQNEIKQHKGHPWFFIESRISTIAPDEICPILSMQADYENLSVRLREKIEKLSMSELELLERLVKEYAPCSRADKTVMSTLMSVKGALQCRRVLGEKIFINAIEDVKNRFYAFVDEEEKN
- the fabF gene encoding beta-ketoacyl-ACP synthase II; its protein translation is MKRVVVTGYGVISSLGNEINPFWDNILGGRSGIKSIQDSSFSEIPSRIAGYIEDFPGKDYFNGKELNKYDLFVQYAYAAAKQAVEMANVQETSFDQDRVGIYVGSGIGGIKNMIKNHEEFMARGNKRVSPFMVPMMISNMAAGIIAIKTGFKGPSFSPVAACATSNQAIGEGFLSIRHGYTDAVIAGGAEASINAFAFSGFTNMRAMSTNNEHPQQASRPFDKLRDGFVMSEGSGILFLEELEHAQNRGAEILGEIVGYGSTTDACHITNPDYHGAERSMKLAIEMAGITPKQVDYINAHATGTAEGDKSETKAIKAVFKEDAYQIKINATKSMTGHLFGAAGGIEAIITLKVLKEGMIPPTINLTVPDEDCDLDYVPNKAIKHEVNYAVSNGFGFGGHNASLLFKKYQIK
- a CDS encoding DegV family protein, which encodes MNKTICQIVDSSGSLPRDLIKEYNISEVPFYFKFDNPEYYCENVDYGRADFYQHMREYPEKIPQTSAPNVYDWLKVFEQQYARGLREFIVTTISEKLSASFQTALLAKEMFEKEKDDVRMEVISSNTCACGQAALEIGIAKMIDHHRGFGEIVRTIQKLVTNISTLFVVDSLTYMKAGGRIGGAAAFLGKLINLKPICEFVDGAVRPIKTVRGRNHSLKTMIDIAVSRFVDINQTLIIIQNADCAEDAEDMVNYLREKTNDPGQIFQSDLGITVGAHSGPGAIGIGFVENPVV
- a CDS encoding RNA polymerase sigma factor, whose protein sequence is MRDLDFGEIYSEYFSDVYKYVLILCHSEAIAEEVTQETFFKALRQIDQFNGSCKLSVWLCQIAKNTYFSLSKKRKLTVPDLDADLPAITSGLEDHFFDQEAARQLHVLLHRLNEPYKEVFTLRVFGELPFSQIGELFGKTDSWARLIFYRAKKQLQEAMK
- a CDS encoding zf-HC2 domain-containing protein codes for the protein MKISCEIIKDLLPLYHDGVCSNDSRTMVEEHLAYCDLCKAELQAMEDELPINQAEQNLNEAEAVKKLSRRWKQGRIKSLLEGILLTGVTVALVALVLYSVMGFRVMPRP